The following are encoded together in the Anopheles nili chromosome 3, idAnoNiliSN_F5_01, whole genome shotgun sequence genome:
- the LOC128724410 gene encoding uncharacterized protein LOC128724410, with translation MHASLNVDSRQSTVDTHKSCCKELSTLGCVQCRFERRRDEVYLCKLFGALPLFAGTESVNQWCGTLKVPDSYSTRIMDSYHVQTQQHSYGSNCTNASNRHGGGAPATTTIYTNPHAYPVATFNYATMSYAHSEGGSVSPPPSPRSNSSISSAYSSSSSTGASLSVSSGSSSSSSASSTSSSSSCISSAGSETGASYEHLDIPAQRLAVLSFEQVMKLNDVMNEPVSIHGRGNFPTLEVKLKDLVNIVREKLETDVAAGGAGMRVKDIRLNGGAASHVLASEPQPYNDLDLIFAVDFSTSRSYDRVKSAVLSSLLDLMPEGVVKRKITQCSLKEAYVGKMVKVNSDGDRWSLISLGNSPGHKNVELKFVDTMRRQFEFSVDSFQIVLDSLLLFYDCAEMPMITENFYPTVVGESVYGDFQEALYHLQKKLISTRQPEEIRGGGLLKYCNLLVRNYMPVDTQRIKTLERYMCSRFFIDFPDIGQQRSKLESYLKNHFFDEGEEHLQHQYLMHLFEVVEQSTVCLMGHERRQTLMLIESLAMAIYYRDQQQHQHQQQQQQHTTGLIAAAPGSAHSQQQQQQQHSTLQLQTQMSHLSLSPQQLSPQSPTMLVHSPAHHPHQATSQTQQQQQQQQQQQLASPQQCQVSAQQQQQQQQQQQSSQQQQPPTATIAQTQTITLAPQPGLLYANGIYYAPLIPYTPCTCNSWITT, from the exons ATGCATGCTTCACTCAACGTCGACAGTCGACAGTCGACAGTCGACACTCACAAAAGCTGCTGCAAAGAGCTGAGCACACTCGGCTGCGTTCAGTGTCGCTTTGAACGGCGCCGCGACGAGGTGTATCTCTGTAAGCTTTTCGGTGCTTTGCCACTGTTTGCCGGCACGGAATCAGTGAatcagtgg TGCGGAACTTTAAAAGTTCCCGACTCTTACTCCACACGGATCATGGACAGCTATCATGTACAAACGCAGCAGCACAGTTACGGCAGTAACTGCACGAATGCCAGCAACCGCCATGGTGGAGGCGCCCCAGCAACAACGACGATCTACACCAACCCACATGCGTACCCGGTAGCTacattcaactacgccacgaTGAGCTACGCTCACTCCGAAGGTGGATCGgtgtcaccaccaccatcacctcgCTCCAACAGCTCCATCTCGTCGGCCTACTCGTCCTCGTCATCGACTGGCGCGTCTCTGTCCGTGTCGtccggttcgtcctcgtcctcgtccgcaTCGTCGAcgtcatcctcatcgtcctgTATCTCGTCGGCTGGCTCGGAAACCGGAGCGTCCTACGAACATCTGGACATTCCGGCCCAGCGACTGGCGGTGCTTTCGTTCGAGCAGGTGATGAAGCTGAACGACGTCATGAACGAGCCGGTGTCGATCCACGGTCGTGGTAACTTCCCGACACTGGAGGTGAAGCTGAAGGATCTGGTCAACATCGTGCGCGAGAAGCTGGAGACGGACGTGGCGGCCGGCGGTGCAGGAATGAGGGTGAAGGACATCCGCCTGAACGGCGGCGCAGCTAGTCATGTGTTGGCATCCGAGCCGCAGCCATACAACGATCTCGATCTGATCTTTGCCGTCGACTTCAGTACGAGCCGGAGCTACGACCGTGTCAAGTCGGCCGTGCTATCCTCCCTGCTGGACCTCATGCCTGAGGGTGTGGTGAAGCGCAAGATCACGCAATGCTCGCTCAAGGAGGCGTACGTCGGCAAGATGGTGAAGGTGAACAGTGACGGTGATCGCTGGAGCCTAATTTCGCTCGGCAACTCGCCCGGCCACAAGAACGTCGAGCTGAAGTTTGTCGACACGATGCGCCGGCAGTTCGAGTTCAGTGTCGACTCGTTCCAGATTGTGCTCGattcgctgctgctgttctaCGACTGCGCCGAGATGCCGATGATCACGGAGAACTTCTACCCGACCGTGGTCGGTGAGTCGGTGTACGGTGACTTCCAGGAGGCGCTCTACCATCTGCAGAAGAAGCTGATCTCCACACGCCAGCCGGAGGAGATCCGGGGCGGTGGTTTGCTCAAGTACTGCAACCTGCTGGTGCGGAACTACATGCCGGTCGACACGCAGCGCATCAAGACGCTCGAGCGGTACATGTGCTCTCGGTTCTTCATCGACTTCCCGGACATTGGGCAGCAGCGCAGCAAGCTGGAGTCGTACCTGAAGAACCACTTCTTCGACGAGGGCGAAGAACACCTCCAGCACCAGTACCTGATGCATTTATTCGAGGTCGTCGAGCAGTCGACCGTCTGTCTGATGGGGCACGAGCGCCGTCAAACGCTCATGCTGATAGAGTCCCTTGCCATGGCGATCTACTACcgcgaccagcagcagcaccaacaccagcagcagcagcaacagcacacgACTGGACTGATCGCCGCAGCTCCTGGCAGTGCTCActctcagcagcagcagcaacagcagcactcTACGCTCCAGTTGCAAACGCAGATGTCTCATCTCTCACTGTCACCGCAGCAGCTGTCCCCACAATCGCCCACGATGCTGGTACACTCACCTGCTCATCATCCACACCAGGCGACGTCAcaaacccagcagcagcagcagcaacagcagcaacagcaactcgCATCTCCCCAGCAGTGCCAGGTGTcagcacagcagcaacaa cagcagcaacagcagcaacaatcctcccaacagcaacagccacCCACGGCAACGATTGCGCAGACTCAGACCATTACGCTGGCCCCACAGCCTGGTCTGCTGTACGCGAACGGTATCTACTACGCCCCACTCATTCCTTACACACCGTGCACGTGCAACAGCTGGATAACGACGTGA